The nucleotide sequence GTATCACCAACCGCATCTATACCGATCCGACGCGAATCAGCACTATCCGAGAATATGTTCCCGGCGACCCCTTGAACAGTATCCATTGGAAAGCGACGGCACGGACGGACCGGCTTCAGGTCAAGTGTTTTGATCCCAGCAGTGTTTCAGGGGGAACCCTTATCCTTGACCTGCACGAAGACAGCTATGTCCCTGAAAAGCGGGAAGCGCGCATGGAACTCGCCATCACGACCACTGCTTCCATTGCCTACTTGCTTCAGCTCTCAGGCGAACAGGTTGGGCTCCTCACCAACGGCCGCGACGCCGCCGAAATCGCCCAGTATGAGACCGAGAGTTGGAGTTCATCCAACCGCTTTCAGATGGACGCACTCCTTGAGCAGGAGGCACAGTATACCCGTGTCAACCCGCTCACAGTCCTGACTGCCCGCGGCATTGACCAAGCGCAAAAAATTATTGAGAATCTGGCAAGAGTCGTGCCGGGACAACATCTCCAATTGGCGGATCTCATCGTGAACGGTTCGCGAAATCTGCCCCGAGACGCGACGCTCCTGCCGGTGACCGGACAAATCACGGATCGAGTCGCGCTTACCCTTGCCCTGATGAAACAGTACGGATTTAATGTAACCGTGTTTCTCATTGACGCAGGAACCCACTATAATGACGCGTCCAAGCTCCTTGCAGAACATAACATCCCCATGTTTCACATCGAAACCGAACGACATCTCCATGAAATTTCACCCCAGCGTATTTAGCACATAAAAATATTTTGTACTCGTTTCTTTCGGTGCGTCAAAGACAGGAAGACTGGTATACTAAACGCATAACTAATTCTGAAAGGTTTCTTATGATGAGAAAGACGGTAGGACTGTTTTTATGTTTTGTTCTTCTGGGAGCGATAATATCCACTAGCTGTGCGCATGCCCGGTCGGAAGACGCCCTTTACAGCAAGGGCGCAACGTGGCAGGAAACGCTCCATGCAACACGCGCCAATTATCACCAGTGGCTTGCGAAGGACAGCGGTCTTGCCGGACTTCAATTCGGCACATGGCATTATACAGCGCCGCTGCCGGCAGACTCCTTTGACGACAGCGCCTTTCCCGAAGAAGAGCTATCTTTTAACCAACGGGGCAAAAAAGGGGAACGACTGTGGTTTCATCATCAAAGCTTCGGTGACGGGGTCGTACAAAAATTAATATGTCCTGCTCAATCGGCTATCTATTTGGCGCGGATCATTCACGCTGACACAGCGCAAACACTGCACGCGGGAGTGGGCAGCGATGACGGTATGAAACTGTGGTTAAACGGCGAATTGCTCCTGTCCCGTGATGTGGCAAGGATTGCGGCACCGAACCAAGAACTCATTGATTTACCGCTGAAAACCGGTGATAATCTGCTACTCTTACGCATTTACAATGTAGGCGGAGATGCCGGTTTCTATTTCGGCGCGGCCAATGATCCTACCGCCGCCTTGTGGCAACGATTTAAACAAGATTATCCTGCCGAAGCCATACGCTTAGAATCTGACCTTGCCGAAGCAGGCGGCAAAACATGGTTTAGCAGTGAAGATCCGAAAACATTGGAATTAAGTCTAATCAGCCATGTATTGGATCAAAGTGCGCCCGGAGATGCAGCGTTGCAACAAGAATTTGCCGAGCTGTCTGACGGCGAAAGTGATACCTTACAACGATTGGACTTGTACGCCCGTGCCTGCGCCGTGCGTGACGGAATGCATCGTTTGGAACAAATCGACCGCGCTGCTTTACGCCGTGCCATTATCTATCTCAGTGAAAGCTACCCGGATAGCTATAAAAAAGGCGACAAATATCTGCAGCAGCTGGACACTATTGAACGTCTGTTTCAGGAAATTCGTGAAGAAGGAAGGGAATCGACTCTTGAAATGAAAGAAGCTGTGGATGCGCTTGTCCGCCTCCATCGTGAGGCGCTGCTTGCCAATCCGCTCCTAGACTTCGATCAGGTTATGTTGATCCGCCGTTCCGTGAATCGTGCAGGACTGCCGCAAAACTGGCAGGGTAACTGTTCGCTGCCCCGCAAAGGCTATGACAATGAGATCGTCGTCTTGGATGCTTTTAAAGAAGCCGCCAAGCCCAGCCGCCTATTCAGACCCGATCAAGATATACTGATTGCTGATATAGATCTTCATTTCGACGGCGATAAAATGCTCTTTTCTATGCTCGGATCCCATGATCGCTGGCAAATATGGGAAATGGCAACCGACGGTACCGGGCTGCGTCAGGTGACCCCCGGCCTAGAATCGGATGTTGATAATTATGATGCCTGTTATTTGCCCGACGGAAGAATCATTTTTGATTCAACCCGCTGTATACAAGGCATTCCTTGTGTGACAGGCAGTGATGCCGTAGCGAATCTTTATAGTATGGACGCCGACGGCGGCAATGTGCGCCAGCTCTGTTTTGATCAAGATCATGACTGGTGCCCCACGGTCTTGAACAACGGCCGGATCCTCTATTCACGGTGGGAGTATTCTGACACGCCCCACTATTTCTCACGGCTCCTTTTTCATATGAATCCCGACGGTACAAACCAAGTGGAATTCTACGGCAGCAATTCTTTTTGGCCCAATTCCATGTTTTATACGCGACCCATCCCCAACGATCCGACGAAAGTGGTAACCATTGTATCGGGCCATCATGGGATTGCACGCTTAGGAGAACTGGTTATTTTGGATCCGGCGAAAGGGCGTCATGAGGCGTCGGGCGTGGTACAGCGTATCCCCGGCTATGGGCAGCCCGTCGAACCGGTCATTGCCGATGAACTGGTGCAAAACAGCTGGCCTCAGTTTATTCATCCTTTCCCGCTTAGCGACTCCTTTTTCTTGGTATCAGCACGGCTCAAGCCCGACAAAGCCTTGGGGCTCTATCTGGTTGACCGTTTCGATAATATGTTGCTGCTCTACGAAGAACCGGGCTACGACATGTACGAGCCCTTGCCTTTGCGCGCTCAGCCCACACCGCCTGCCATCCCCGACCGCGTCAACTTGGCGCGCACTGATGCAACCGTGTACCTAATGGATGTCTATGAGGGCCCCGGTCTGGCGAATGTACCGCGCGATACCGTCAAAAAACTGCGCCTCTATTCTTTCCACTATGGATATCCGCACATTGGCGGTCACCAACATGTCGGCATGGAAGGACCTTGGGATATACACCGCATCCTCGGTACAGTGCCTGTGGCAGAGGATGGTTCCGCCTACTTCCAAGTACCTGCTAATACGCCGATCGCCGTGCAGCCTTTGGACGCTGAAAACAAAGCAGTACAGGTTATGCGCAGCTGGTTCACCGCCATGCCCGGAGAGGTGCTGTCTTGCGTGGGCTGCCATGAACCGCAGAATACGACGGCAGCCGTACAGTTCAACCGTGCCGCTCGCCGTGCCCCCGATACCATTATGCCTTGGTACGGTAAGGAGCGGGGCTTCAGTTTCCGCCATGAAGTACAGCCGGTCCTTGATCGGCACTGTGTGGGCTGTCTCGGCGCTGAACCCATAACGGACGGTCGCCCCGATTTCTCCCACCGTGCGGAAAAAGGCGAAGGGAATTTCCATCAATCCTATCTTGCGCTGCATCCT is from Candidatus Hydrogenedentota bacterium and encodes:
- a CDS encoding DUF58 domain-containing protein gives rise to the protein MRPNSTIPNPSPQTDKEGWRSSLVLLAISGIVLFLAFLLRSPYMAFGLYAFLILVVSAYVSSSFFLKGLHCERSINRLQLWQGEELEVSILITNKQRWPIPWLFMEDDYPSDFPRQGLNKRLSILMPGKSVSLRYKLTCPRRGYHRIGPILYESGDFFGLHKRFRSGETRDYVSVLPTIAYIETFNVAARRPQGPVRITNRIYTDPTRISTIREYVPGDPLNSIHWKATARTDRLQVKCFDPSSVSGGTLILDLHEDSYVPEKREARMELAITTTASIAYLLQLSGEQVGLLTNGRDAAEIAQYETESWSSSNRFQMDALLEQEAQYTRVNPLTVLTARGIDQAQKIIENLARVVPGQHLQLADLIVNGSRNLPRDATLLPVTGQITDRVALTLALMKQYGFNVTVFLIDAGTHYNDASKLLAEHNIPMFHIETERHLHEISPQRI